In one window of Miscanthus floridulus cultivar M001 chromosome 12, ASM1932011v1, whole genome shotgun sequence DNA:
- the LOC136498633 gene encoding TPD1 protein homolog 1-like, protein MAQPRTALLLLALASVAAVAAAATTEVEAPAPARAAATTRATTGCRRGDLVVHQRATGRVVEGKPEYAVEVRNACRCAQSRVLLRCYGLSSVEAVDPRAIRAVDGERCLLRGGRALPPRGGAVRFTYAWMTPQDFPLVSAHPHC, encoded by the coding sequence GCGCAACCAAGAacagcgctcctcctcctcgccctcgcctccgtcgccgccgtggccgccgcggCAACGACAGAGGTAGAGGCGCCGGCACCAGCGCGTGCTGCGGCGACGACGAGGGCAACGACGGGTTGCCGGCGCGGCGACCTGGTGGTGCATCAGCGCGCGACGGGGCGCGTGGTGGAGGGCAAGCCCGAGTACGCGGTGGAGGTGCGGAACGCGTGCCGCTGCGCGCAGTCCCGCGTGCTGCTGCGCTGCTACGGGCTCAGCAGCGTGGAGGCCGTGGACCCGCGCGCCATCCGCGCCGTCGACGGCGAGCGCTGCCTGCTCCGCGGCGGCCGGGCGCTGCCGCCGCGCGGGGGCGCCGTGAGGTTCACCTACGCCTGGATGACGCCGCAGGACTTCCCGCTCGTCAGCGCGCACCCGCACTGCTAG